TGGAGATCGAAGCCGGCGAGCACCGGAGAACTCCTGCCGTGAAGCATGAGCACGGGTTTGCGTACCGCTCCGGTCCACCAGGGCACGGTTTTCCGCTCCCGTACGAAGAGCTTGACCACCTCCTTCTTGTTCGCGGGAACGGTGGACGTGTGGGTGACCTCGTGGTCGAAAACGACGCTTGGCCAAGACCATGACCATGGTGGCCAAAAAACCGGCCCAATCCACCCTGACAATGGCCTTGGCAATGGACGTGGCCGCCGGTCCCAGCCCATGGGAATCATCCGTTCCGTGCGCCTGGTCGGGAGCTCATGCCCCCTTGAGCCAGCATCGGAAGGCTGCGCGCCCGGCGCCACAGCACGGCCGCCGGCCTAGGCCCATGGGGTGGTGCGACCCTCCGATCGGCGGTCGCCGAGTTACACGGCGTGTCGCCCGCTAGTCCGGCCCACAGCTCTGTGACGTCCGCCGGCGCACTACGTGGCCACGGTGACCGGCGCGGCCGTCGGTCCGGCGAGGTAGCTCCGGATCTGCAATGCGGTCGCGGCGAGGACCTGGCGGACACCCGGGGTGTCCATCACGGTGTCGCGCACGACCTGGTCGTGTGCGGTCCGACGGCCTCAGCTACTGCGCGGCAGCAGCTGCTCCCCCACAGCCACAGACGGACGGTGCGGTCTCCTCACGCAGCTTCGGTCGTGACGGCAGGAGTACGGCGTGCGGCCCAGCTACGGCCAGGCGGACGGCGCACCGGACCCCGACGGAGATTACGGCCCCTGGGCGCCCTGGAACGACGCTACGCACTCATTCGACGGTCCCTCGGTACGGACGGACGCCAGCAGCGCTCTTGCCCATGCTCGCCAAGACGACAGAGGGCTACGGCTCGCTCGGCCAGCTGCGGATATCCCTTCCGTCGGCCGTGTCGATGAGGGTGACGCAGGCGCTTTCGACGCTGCCGTGCTCGCCGATCCAGCCGAGGTACTTCCGCTCGGCGGTCGCGAGGTGCGCCCACCAGCCCTGCATGACCGGACGGTCGCCGGAGGTGAGGGTGAGGCGGTAGCGATCCGGGTTCACGTGAGCCGGATCCCGCGCGCCCGGCGAGGCTCCAGGGCGATCGCGTGCTTCGCCTCCAGCTCGCGCAGCTGGTAGTGGACGGCTCCGACGCTACGGCCCACGCCGACGCTGATCTCGGCGACGGTCGGCGCCTCGCCGTCCTCAGCGATGTGCTCGCGGATACAGGCGAGGACGCGTTCCTGAATGTCGGTGAGGTAGTCGACCTTGTGGTGCCCCATACATTGACTAGAGCATGCGTTCGAATATTGGGCAAGCTGGAAGGGTGAACGACCTCCCGCCCGACTGTGACTGAGCGTTTCACTTGGCGGATCAGTGCTTGAGTTGGCGGGTGAGCGATTCATCTGGCGAGGATGTGCTCATCGATGCAGGTGGCGAGGCCGCTGTCGGCGAGCTGCAGCCGGTTGCCCGGCGTTACTCCCATGGCCCAGGAACGCCGCGCCCAAGTTGCCGATGAACCCCGCACCCTCAGGCTGTGAAGGAGTCCACGCAGCTACAGGGAGCAGAACCATGACCATGGTGACCCGGAAGAGCGAGATTTCCTCGCAGTCCCTTGAGGTCTTCGAGGTGAAAGTCGGCAAAGAGGACTGGGACGCGTTGCGAGAGGACCCGGAGACGTTCTTCAGATCGCGTCTCGAACCCGAGTACAAGGTGAACGGCATCTGCGTCGACGCCAGAAACCTCCGGTCACCCGAAACGGCGGCCAGCAGCGGTTTCGCCACGCTGGTCCATGTCAGCGGCGGCCCGTTCGACTCGTACTACTTCTGGCCCCAGCGGCAGCAGTGAGAACGAGCAGGTGACGGCGGGCCGCCGGACACCGGTCAGGCGTACACATAGAAGCCCGACCTTGTCTTGCGGCCCAGCCGCCCGCTGCCCCGCCGACTCAAGCACTCATCCGCCAAGTGAAACGCTCAGTCACACCGACCTGCCCCGACTTCGAACCCTGGAGATCTGGCTGGCCTTCAACCTCGACAGGGTCCGGCAGCAGATCGCAGCAGCCGAAAAGCTGGAGGCCGAACGGCAGCGCGGCGTCGACGCCCGGCCGCCCGCGCCGGACTGGTTGATCGAGCGGGGTATCGGCGAGGGGCCCGCCGTGTACGTGCACGTCGGTGGATGCCATATGGCGGGGAAGCGTTCCAAGGGCGTGGCGCGGGAGCAGGCGCTGCGGGCGCTCACCGACGGTGTCGAAGCCTGCCCGCACTGCCGTCCCGATACCGAGCTCGGGGTGCTGGATTAGGCGCTGCGCTTCGGCTTCTTCGCCGCAGCCTTCTTCGTCGTCTTCTTGGCGGGCGTCTTCGCAGTCTTCGTGGCCGCGGTTTTCTTCGGCATGTCATGGACGGTGGCGTCCTCGCCCCGCGACTGACGCGCCTTGGCGACGGACTCCTGTAGGGCGGTCATCAGGTCGACGACCTCTCCCTTCGGCGTTTCCGGCTCGGACGACTCGGGCAGCGCTTCGCCCTCCCGCTTCGCTTTGATCACCTCGGCGAGGGCGTCCGTGTAGCGGTCGACGAACTCGTCGCCTTCGAGGTCGTCGCGGGTCATCCGGTCGATGAGGTGCTGCGCCTCCGCGACCTCCTCGTCGGTCAGCTCGACCGCCTCGGGCGCCAGCTCGGCGGGGTCGCGGATCTCGTCGTCCCACTTCATGGCGTGCAGGACGATCACATCGTCACGGACCCGCAGCAGTCCCAGCCGCTCCCGCCCGCTCCAGGCGTACTTCGCGACGGCCACCTTGGCGTTCCGCTCCAGGGCCTTCCGCAGCAGGGTGTACGGCTTCGCCGCCACCTGCCCGTCCGGCTGCAGGTAGTAGCCCTCCCCCACCCGGATCGGATCGATGGACTCGGCCGGCACGAACGCCTCCAGCTCGATGGCCTTCGCGGTGGGCAAGGGCAGCTCGCCCAGCTCCTCGTCCAGCACGGCGACGACCTGGTCCTTCGACAGCTCGTAGCCTTTGCCGATTTCGTCGCCGCGGACCTCCCGGTCCTCCACTTCGCAGAACTTGCGCACCCGTACCCGGCCCATGTCCTCAAGGTGGTACTGGTGAAAGCGGATCGAGTGGTCCTCGGTGGCGCTCACCACATGGATCGGTACTGTGACCAAACCGAACGAGATGGCGCCTGACCAGATGGTTCGGGGCATGGCAGGACCTCCGCGACGTGCCCCGAGAAGGCCAGCCTATGAGCGGCGGAACGGTCCGGCATGCGCGCAAGAGCGACCAGCCGCACGGCTGCCTGCCCCGCCCTACCTGCTGGGAGATCGTCGAGCAGGGCCGGGGAGGCTCGGCTAGTCGCCGTCGAACGTCTGCATGACCCGTTCCACCTGCACCAGGTAGACCGCTGTGGACTCCTCCCAGGCCTGGGTGGCGGCGGCGTGGGCGATGGCGCGCTGGTCGGCGGGTGGATTCACCGGATTACGCCAGAGGTTCACCAGGGTGTAGAGCGCCTCGCGCATGGCAAACCCCTTCTCCTGGATGCCGGGAGGGCCCACCACTCCTGCCGTACGGGCGGCCCGATCGACGGCGTTGAGCGCCTGGTTCACCGCGCGCCAGGCCGCCCGCAGTTCATCGGGCGGCAGAGGGAAGACCCCGTACCCGTGGCCGACAATGGCGTTCAACGCATCGTGCACGGCGTCGCCGGCGCTGAGCAGGCCTGCGTAGGCGTCCTGGCGGCGTTCCCTGAGCCACTGGCCGAAGCCGTTCTCTGCCTCCACGCGGGCCTGGCGGACCATGGCCCGTCCGGTTGCCCATGCGGCCAGTGCCGCACCGCCCGCCCCTGATGCCCCCGCAATGACGGCGGCCAATCCTGCGTCCATGGACCGACCCTCTCTCATGCCGGAGTAGGGCGGTCCTCCAGCACGCCGTACAGGGCGTTCTCGCGGAAGCCGTCGTCTTCCTCGCAGTAGCGGCGCATGACCTTGGAGCCGGGGGCCCATCCGCCCTGCTTCTCCATGACGGCGTCGGGGTTGCCGGCGCGGGAGGACTCGGTGACCAGGCCGCGGCGGGGGCTGTGGCCGGTGGGCCGGATGTCGAGCTCGGCGCGGGGGCCGATGCGGGTGAGGACGTCGCCGACCGACTCGGGGTCGAGCCCGCTCTGCCCCCAGGTTCATAGGTGGACGCGGTGCGCTGCCTGTGATTGTTCGAGCACCACCAAGCCCGGACCCTGGCGGCTCGTCGGGCGGGAGTGTTGGCCTCCGGGGGCCCGGCAGGAAGCGTTACGAAACTCTGCGCCAAAGCCCCCTCAAGAGGTACAAGAATGTGTTGACCTGCGGAAACAGGGGTGGCACGACGGAGGCTTGACGGGCCGTCATAGGGTGTGGGACCCTAGCTGCGCGACGCCACCAGTGCGTCGTTTTTTGTTGGGGCTCTCGTTCTCGGTTGAGAACTGGGGCCCTTTTGTTTTTCCCACCAGGCCTCCGGATTCACCTTCCGGGGGCCTTTGTCGTTCCCGGAGGCCCAACCTTGTTGTCCGCTCTTGCTCCCGCCGACCTGTTCGGCGTGCCAGTCTGGATGGCGCTCTGCGTCGTTGCCGTGCTGGTGGCCATGTTGTCGCTCGTCGCGATCGTGGCATGGTGTGTGATCCGCCGGGTTGATCTGGCTGATCTCCCCGCCGCTCTTCTCGGACTGGCCCATGTGATTTCGGCACTGTGCGGCTTCCTGCCGTGGGGGAAGCCGACGCCTCCGCCGGCGCTCCCACAGACGCAGGAGGGGGGTCCGGACCAGGAGAAACCAACGGTGGTCCTGATCCAAGGTGAGGCAGACGGTGCCAAACCTCTGGCGCAGCAGGAGGGGCCGTGAGCGGGTTCTGGCGAGGCGCTGAGCACCGTCTCCGAGTAGAGCGCATTGTCGGGCTGGCCGAGGTGCTGAGGAGCCTGGACGGGCAGCAAGCCACCGCCTTCCTGGCGCGGGTGCTCTACGGCGCGAGCGATGAACTGATAGCCCAGCGACTCGGTACGACGCCTGAAATGGCGAGATGGTTGATCGGCCGGGGCGCCTCTTCCCTACGCCATCCGTCGCGAGCCGTCTCCGTGCGGGATCACCTTGACTCCCTTGGTGAAGCTGTCCTGATCGATGGTGGGCTGCGTGATCTGATTCGGGAATGGCGACTGGAGGAGAGGTTCGCTCCCAAGTGTCGCCAATGCGGTCAGGCCTACTTCCACTCTCGACCCTCGTCAGGTCGGTCGATAGCGGAAGGTCGCCCCCGTGCGTACTGTTCGAACGCTTGCCGTCAGAAGGCGTACCGAGAGCGTCGGCGCGGCGGCAACGGTCAGCGTTCATGAGTCCGCTGCAGGGGTCTTCAGACGCTGCGCTCCCGTCGGTGCAGAGTCGGCGGCCTATCGGTCGGATTGGCGAGCATCCGACGGACGGTCTCCGGGTACCAGCGTTCCCCGCGCTTGGGTCGGATGTCCTCGGCTTCGAGTGCTGCGCAGATCTCACGGAGGGACAGCTCGTCTTCATCTCGAAGCTGGCGGGCACGGGCACGGCCGGCCTGCTCCATCTCGTCCTCGGTCAGTTCCTTCTTGTGGGCCTGCCAGCCGTACGGCGGGGCGCCGTAGGCGTACTGGCCCTTCTCGCCCTTGATGCGGCGGCCGCGGCGGAGCTTGGCCACGGCCATACCGCGGTCCAGCTGGGCAAAGACGCCCCGCCCGAGCAGCAGTTGCGGAGGCGCGTTCCGCGGCGTCGTCCGAGGCGAATTGATCAGTCCGTCCCCGCGTTTCCGCGCGAGGGCGGGGTCGTTCAGAGGTGGAGCTTCTTCACCATGACCGCGTATACCGGCGAGTCGGCGAACGGCCGCTGTTCGCCCACCTTTTCGTAGCCCCACGTCTCGTACAGTTCTCGGACCTTCGGGTGGGTCACGTCGACCAGGAGTACGGCAAGATCCTCGTCGCGCTCCTTCAGTAGCGCCTCGTGCAGGCGATCTGAGATGCCCTGCTTTCGCCACTGCGGGCGCACCATGACCTCGGAGACGGCGTAGGTCTCGGTGTAGCCGTTGTTCGGCTCGAACTCGGTGGAGCGCCACCATTCGCGGCCCGGCTGAAGCGGTGCGCCGTAGGCGAAGCCGGTCGGCTCGTCTCCGTCGAAGGCGACGACGCAGGTGAAGCCGTTCATCCCTGACCAGTGATCAACAAACCAGGGGAACCGCTGGTTGAACTCGTCGTCCATAGCCTCGGCGTAGGCGTCGGCGTGCACGTCGATCAGCATCTGCTTGAAGCCTTCCGAAAGGCTTCCCTGGCCGTAGTGCCGCAGGTCGATCACCCTGGTCACGCTCGACTCCATTCATCTCGCATACGGTCTGCCCAGTTGCGGGCGTACGTCGTGGACGGCGCCAGCCGGAGCAAGTCTCGGTGGAAGTCTCCGATCAGGGTGCGCATTCGTCCAGGTAATGGGGCGCCGTCCATGATCGTGAAGACGGTGGCCGCGGTTGCCGTGGCCTGCTCTGGCTCTCCCTGCCGGAGCAGCGCGAGCGCGAGCTGACACGTGGTCAAGGCGCGGTTGCGTTGGAACCCTGCCGGGATCTTGGCCAGGGCACGGTGTGCCGTTGCCTCGGCTTCTGCAGACTGTCCGTTGTGGTTGAGGATGATGGCCGCGAGGTGATTGAGTTCGGCCGGCCCGTAGAACGCGGTCCACCGGGGGCGCTCGTCCTCGCCCGCCTTTTGAAG
Above is a genomic segment from Streptomyces sp. R21 containing:
- a CDS encoding DUF6233 domain-containing protein, producing MSCGPAARCPADSSTHPPSETLSHTDLPRLRTLEIWLAFNLDRVRQQIAAAEKLEAERQRGVDARPPAPDWLIERGIGEGPAVYVHVGGCHMAGKRSKGVAREQALRALTDGVEACPHCRPDTELGVLD
- a CDS encoding LexA family protein — translated: MGHHKVDYLTDIQERVLACIREHIAEDGEAPTVAEISVGVGRSVGAVHYQLRELEAKHAIALEPRRARGIRLT
- a CDS encoding GNAT family N-acetyltransferase, giving the protein MTRVIDLRHYGQGSLSEGFKQMLIDVHADAYAEAMDDEFNQRFPWFVDHWSGMNGFTCVVAFDGDEPTGFAYGAPLQPGREWWRSTEFEPNNGYTETYAVSEVMVRPQWRKQGISDRLHEALLKERDEDLAVLLVDVTHPKVRELYETWGYEKVGEQRPFADSPVYAVMVKKLHL
- a CDS encoding Ku protein, whose product is MPRTIWSGAISFGLVTVPIHVVSATEDHSIRFHQYHLEDMGRVRVRKFCEVEDREVRGDEIGKGYELSKDQVVAVLDEELGELPLPTAKAIELEAFVPAESIDPIRVGEGYYLQPDGQVAAKPYTLLRKALERNAKVAVAKYAWSGRERLGLLRVRDDVIVLHAMKWDDEIRDPAELAPEAVELTDEEVAEAQHLIDRMTRDDLEGDEFVDRYTDALAEVIKAKREGEALPESSEPETPKGEVVDLMTALQESVAKARQSRGEDATVHDMPKKTAATKTAKTPAKKTTKKAAAKKPKRSA
- a CDS encoding recombinase family protein; amino-acid sequence: MAKLRRGRRIKGEKGQYAYGAPPYGWQAHKKELTEDEMEQAGRARARQLRDEDELSLREICAALEAEDIRPKRGERWYPETVRRMLANPTDRPPTLHRRERSV